The Dunckerocampus dactyliophorus isolate RoL2022-P2 chromosome 14, RoL_Ddac_1.1, whole genome shotgun sequence genome includes the window GTCAAATTGGTGATCTCTATGGTCACGCTCCTCTTGCTGTCCACGTCAATTGTTCTTCTCAGATATATAAACTGTATTCATTGCTTTTTGGTTTTATTCatggtatgtttattttattttgaaacattcAAACGTTCTGTGATTTATTTCATTAGTTGATTGTACTTTTGCAGTTTTCAGTGTTCAAATAATTGTACGAATGAACTATACTAATGAACTTTTCTTTGAATTTTCGCCATTAAGTGCAATATGCTCTCCAAGGGTGgtcgttttgttgttgttgttttttttaaatcctcgggaaaaataattgttttaaaagtataaatataagcaccaaCCTGCGGCTTATCGATCGCTGTGGCCTATATGGAGATGAGTGGGAGCTTTCGAGCACAATGCCAATGAAAGAGAAGCGAGGAAGTTGCTGTCTAAAACAGAATCCTGAGCAGAAGATGACATTTATGTGTCTTACCGATTCTACGACCCTGACCATCACGGCTCTATAAGCCGCACCTTCATTGATACATCAGCATGTCATGCACTgtgacaatgatccaaaacacaccagcaagtcctaacctaaatcctattgagatgctgtggcatgtcaaacagtggaacctcaaaagtCAAGGAATTCATCGTCAAGTGTGCACAGTTAAGACATTTTTGGAcactctagcttctcctccacctgttgtacaagcaaaaacaagacaaatcTCATTCATTGTGGGTCATACATATTCCGCTTACAAGCctttgacattttaatattggaagtcgtccctcgccatgcCTACGCTAACCGGAGCAGAGGCTGCGGTCAATATTAtacatgcccgagccacctcaactggctcctctctacCGGAggatgcacgcaaaccgaggcgaAATTGTGGCGCAACTTTTCAAAACAttatttactcatttatttacttattattagtttgtttctacctttttccgaaGTCTGCATTATGTGGACTAGGTCTGAACAAACGCCATgtcacaaaaaatccaaactatccccttttctttaacatttttctaattgaaaatgaatggacagttTCAATGTCCGCGTGTTGGCCGGTAGGCTCCAGCAGCACTATTTGCCTGGTGGACTCTGACACAGATGCTCACAATTAAACCGTGTTGGCAAGACATCAACATTCAAAAGGGTtcttggtgtttacatggccagTATTACTtgacgatattggcataaaaatttcGAATAaaccaggtggtgaagatggcttcactgtctggaactcatgtccatttctgtaaatccatccccaaaccGGACACGAAGACGACCTTCAAACTTTGGCCAATTTCAACCTCGtctgctttttttattattattaaatgtttgTATAACAAATGGCTGTTACCACTGTGGTTCATAATATAGTAAGAAGAGTTGAGTTGTCATTTAAGCCATTTCCGATCAACGTCAATATTTCTTGCTCCaccttatacattttttttgtgtccttCATTATGAatcaaagagagctacgttaAACCCCGTTGGTTCCTGGGATTATTGGTCTACACCTAACACGCAACTCTTTTCGAACAGAGAAGCAGGTTTTGCATGTCCTCCCCCGAGTGTGAGGGTAGAGAAATTTAGAGAaactaaatgacaaaatgtgatgacgtcatataaatttaatcattaaaaataatcgtcagaaactaactgtcaaaatatgattgatgacttgacacatcagatgacataattttttaaaactgtgagTAGAGAGGTCTGAGAGGGCtgcggaaggggagggggtgTGGGCGAGATTCTTGggggctgatgtgtgtgtgtgtgtgtgtgtgtgtgtgtgtgtgactcttgAGTGTGTGGCTGTGTGCGGTATATATTATGAATAAGGTGGGCCTCGACTTCCCACGGGAGAAGACAATGTGCttgtggttttaaaaaacatatctgatgggggtgttttttatGAAACTATAATCAATAGCGGGGGCCTCATGGCTCCCGTGTCAATAGCAGGGGCccatggttcacatgagatcgtTTTAATAGTCGCgccatttttgtagtagatggGGATTGGGGCCcgtggttcacatgagatcgtTTTAATAGTCGCgccatttttgtagtagatggGGATTTCCTGGGCGTGATCTATGGGGGTCTCtcaagcaaaaagaaagaatggtGGGGTGCTATCTCGGGtgtgtgaaatatataatatcaataaGGTGGGCCTCGACTTCCCACGGGAGAAGACAATGTGCttgtggttttaaaaaacatatctgatgggggtgttttttaggaAACTATAATCAATAGCGGGGGCCTCATGGCTCCCGTGTCAATAGCAGGGGCccatggttcacatgagatcgtTTTAATAGTCGCGCCATTTTTGTGGGAGACACCTCTCACTGGCTGTGGAGGGAGGGGGATGGGGTATGTGGGGGCATTCTGGGTTTAGTGTATGGAGTCTCTCAAGCAGAGGGAATGGTGGGGGTCTCATGTTTCCGGGGGAACAGGATCTGCTTGGGGCGATGAAGAAACGTATCTGATGGGGGTGTTTTCTGGTAACTATGATCATTAGGTTGGGCCCcgtggttcacatgagatcgtTTTAATACTCGCgccatttttgtagtagatggGGATTTCCTGGGCGTGATCTATGGGGGTCTCtcaagcaaaaagaaagaatggtGGGGTGCTGTCTCGGGtgtgtgaaatatataatatcaatagGGTGTCTCGTTTTCCCACGGGAGAAGACAATGTgcttgtagttttaaaaaacatatctgatgggggtgttttttaggaAACTATAATCAATAGCGGAGGCCTCATGGCTCCTGTGTCAATAGCAGGGGCccatggttcacatgagatcattttaataccATTTTTATAGTAGATGGGGGTTTCTTTGGACTGATCCGTGGGGGTCTTTTTTAGCTAACTCTAATCAATACTAGGGGCCTTATGGTTtgtataaaaaaagacaatgtgattgaggctttaaaaaacatatctggcaCTTAAACATTCCTCCCCTATTGTATAAAATGGTGTAAAAGGCAAGTGTCGATGGTAGGTTTCCAGATCACTCGCAAAAATCAGCGAACAACGTCAAGACAGAGAGTTTGAACACAGAGCCTGGAGACGACTACAAGACATCGGACATTGACATGGGCTGTTGCATGTACGTAAGtttcatattgtatataatttatctagggtgtttagcctgaaaggtaaatttttttttctacttacagGAGAGCTGCATCTTCACCAATTGAAGGTACGTTTTCAAATCATGTAGCTGAAAGAAATTTCTTTTAGAGGTTTATGTTTCtcagggtgcgtgtgtgtgcgtgcgtgcctgtgtgcgtgcgtgcctgtgtgcgtgtgtgtgtgtgtgtgtgtgtgtgtgtgcgcatgtctcTCTAcctctgagagagagagagagagagcgagcaaGGATgttgattatataatatatattgggaaaaataaaataaattgagtaTGTTTGATTTCCAGTGATCGATCTGACTTCACCGCCACCAGTGGCCCTAGTGTCACCGGTCCAAAACCCAATGCAGGGATTTAATGTGGACTTTATAACGCCTCAAAACCAGGCACAAGGTAAACAATCGTGTGTAGGTTTAGTTTAATACAGGATGATGTCGGGAATTAGCTctttatgttttgtgtaaatgctgatgaCTAACAAGATCCTCTCTAACAATCCTAACAAGGATTTGCAGAGGGCGACCGCTCTACGATAGACGGGGGAGTTTGGGGACAGACTTCGGGATTCGTGGAAAACACTTTAACACCGCCGGTCCAAAACccactgcattttattgtggGGTTTACAAGTCCAAACTCAAGTCACGGTAAGTTAAACAAATGTGTGTCGGTTTTGATGAATTCATATTTATGTCAACAATTATCTCTGTATGTACAGTGTAAATGTTGATGAATAACAGAGTCTGCTCTGTTATAGGGATTGCGCCACTGACGGCCTCAACGCTGGATGTGACAGAGGGAGAAAACGACACAGAATTCgaggaaaacacagcagagtccGATGTGGGACAAGAAACGGGACAGGAGGAGACATCTGACGCTGGAGTCTACAACCAGGAAAgatttcattattttccagATAGTGAAAGTGAATATGTTGACATGCAAGCTCTAAATCAGAGGGATATAGCCTCAGACAGTGATGGAATTGGAACAGTGGATTTCAACACCTCTGTGCTAATTGTCGAACAAGTGttcagaagatacatgtatgataTAGCATGTTTAAATCGCCGCATGATTGAGAATATATATAATCAACTTAGACAGAACGTTAGACGCAGGCATTCCGTCAATTCATATTCAGCTAACGCTAGACGTGCCACTCGTGAACAAAGAACACTGCCACAAAGAGTCCATCGCAGGTTGCAATTTGAAGACTAATTTTTGATCGGGTGATAAAGACAAATGGCTGAACCAGATCACAACAATTCCCCTGAAATTAGAGAGCATCTCCTCCACTTGATCTCTGAGATAAACCGAGAAAGATCTGAAGGCGGGGCTAATCAGGGTTCTCCCCGAAACAGTCCAATTCTGCCTCAGCATGATTCACCTGAAAGAGGGGgagaagtttttcttccatcccCTGATGAGCTAATTTCCTTACTCCAAATGTACAGATACCCCTCCCCCGTTCCGCATAGCAGTGCGGAATCAGATCACAACAATTCCCCTGAAATTAGAGAGCACCTTCTCCAGTTGATCTCAGAGATCAACTGTCAAAGATCCGAAGGCCGTGCTAATCAGCCTTCTCCCCAAAATAGCCCAATTCAGGCTCAGCATGATTCACCTGAAAGAGGGGGAGAAGTTTTCTTCTATCCCCTGATGAGCTAATTTCCTTACTCCAAATGTACAGATACCCCTCCCCCGTTCCTTCGCCCATATCGCAAAGCAATGTTGACTCAGGACCttggtctccatcagacagtcagtgttgtgatgcactcaacagtcaaatagatgacccgtggtctccatcagacagtcagtgttgtgatgcactcaacagtcaaatagatgacccttggtctccatcagacagtcagtgttgtgatgcactcaacatTCTGGAAAGAGGCCatcaggtggggggtgggggcgaggGTGAACAGACAGAGAGCGTCATCAATCAGAGTAATGAGGGTCAATCCACATCTATggggataaacaacacaaatagtgcGGCTGTTAATGTTCCAGCACCTTGCACTAGTGATGACATGCATGTCACAAACCGTGAAAGATTTAATAATGTTGAGATTCGCTCTTTCCTTCGCTTTCCACCGCCATCTGCAATTCCCAATTTTcgtgaattttatttgaatgtcacaaatggTTTTCGCGATAGGATTTCAAGCATGATTCACAGAGCTGATGTCCAACCAAATGACGTTATCCAAGTTAATCTGCGTGCTGATCGTTTGCAAGACGATGTCTCAATGAGCGtgcgttatggagaggggacagTGTCACAATTACAGGAACTTTTAGACAGATTAGTCCAGAGTAATATGTCTGTTTTCACCGATGGATCGCTTGAgctaattgtcaattttgtgaAGGCTCCGcggggagggggtaagagacgaattgaatcatgtcttgcgagcgaaattgtgaagaaaaaagcacgacatttatttgtactcCCCAATCCCgatcaaacatgttttgctgtaaatctgGCATTACTGACA containing:
- the LOC129194341 gene encoding uncharacterized protein LOC129194341 — protein: MSSKARNTALGLLKEDWTQLICPAEGEDSVFQMNLRHQLKILSAALPREELSLSEHGASHRSGPQPCLSREQPRAVRTTREGRRPDHPTPDPHQLDLSPRSELILTGLFVYTTGFIIGASVDGRFPDHSQKSANNVKTESLNTEPGDDYKTSDIDMGCCMRAASSPIEVIDLTSPPPVALVSPVQNPMQGFNVDFITPQNQAQGFAEGDRSTIDGGVWGQTSGFVENTLTPPVQNPLHFIVGFTSPNSSHGIAPLTASTLDVTEGENDTEFEENTAESDVGQETGQEETSDAGVYNQERFHYFPDSESEYVDMQALNQRDIASDSDGIGTVDFNTSVLIVEQVFRRYMYDIACLNRRMIENIYNQLRQNVRRRHSVNSYSANARRATREQRTLPQRVHRRLQFED